In Asanoa sp. WMMD1127, one genomic interval encodes:
- a CDS encoding glycerophosphodiester phosphodiesterase family protein has product MSRWQRRAATALAAAVALSGVAGLTAGVTPAAAKPAKTFDLQAHRGGLGLRVENTLASFGNALRLGVSTLELDVQITEDGQAVVTHDRRTTGSKCKDTAPAVPGDPEFPYIGKYINTLSLAQVRTLDCGSLTLADKPGQVAVPGAKMPLLSEVFALVNRYQARDVTLNVETKVEAGAPTETAPREQFVQVTAREVRNAGLLEQVTIQSFDWGALMRMRQVEPRLPIVALTNIDFLQTGKPGASPWLGGIDIDDFGGDPIKAIKSFGVKTFSPVHGTPQNGTVNDANYVPYVTKAMVDHAHRNGMKVVPWTVDDVPTMTKLIDDGVDGMITDYPDRLRTLLGQLRFKLPKAYASPFDVQAHRGGRADLPENTLPAFARALSNKAISTLELDTGVTKDGKLVVLHDRAINGSHCVDTAPVRPKDPMFPYVGKLVHDLTLAQIKTIDCGTKTLPELPDQVPAPGARIPTLDEVFNLVKGSDRPDVRMNIETKISPTANDTEAFGPFAAKLVKAIEKARFEDRVTIQSFDWRTITRARELNRKIETVALVWQYGPAECATLADECSLQAVYGDRSVKSPWTGGLDWWKYRDLGKLVRAAGAGTVSANWQVHDPNQPTVVNADWYLRQDPTYYHGPDVEVLQRRDHLKVVPYTVDDPAIMQRVIDLGVDGIITDNPNLLIEVAIRNGLR; this is encoded by the coding sequence ATGTCCCGCTGGCAACGACGTGCCGCGACGGCACTCGCCGCCGCCGTGGCCCTCAGCGGAGTGGCCGGCCTGACCGCCGGCGTCACGCCCGCCGCCGCCAAGCCCGCCAAGACGTTCGACCTGCAGGCCCACCGCGGCGGCCTCGGGCTGCGGGTGGAGAACACCCTCGCGTCGTTCGGCAACGCGCTGCGGCTCGGCGTCTCCACGTTGGAGCTCGACGTCCAGATCACCGAGGACGGGCAGGCCGTCGTCACCCACGACCGCCGCACCACCGGCTCGAAGTGCAAGGACACGGCGCCCGCCGTCCCCGGCGACCCGGAGTTCCCGTACATCGGGAAGTACATCAACACGCTGTCGCTGGCGCAGGTGCGCACGCTCGACTGCGGCAGCCTCACCCTGGCCGACAAGCCGGGCCAGGTCGCCGTGCCCGGCGCGAAAATGCCGCTGCTGAGCGAGGTGTTCGCGCTGGTCAACCGCTACCAGGCCCGCGACGTCACGCTCAACGTGGAGACCAAGGTCGAGGCCGGCGCGCCGACCGAGACCGCGCCGCGCGAGCAGTTCGTGCAGGTGACCGCCCGTGAGGTGCGCAACGCCGGCCTGCTCGAGCAGGTCACCATCCAGAGCTTCGACTGGGGCGCGTTGATGCGCATGCGCCAGGTCGAGCCGCGCCTGCCGATCGTCGCGCTGACCAACATCGACTTCCTGCAGACCGGTAAGCCGGGTGCGTCGCCGTGGCTGGGCGGGATCGACATCGACGACTTCGGTGGCGACCCGATCAAGGCGATCAAGAGCTTCGGCGTGAAGACCTTCTCGCCGGTGCACGGCACGCCGCAGAACGGCACGGTGAACGACGCCAACTACGTGCCGTACGTGACGAAGGCGATGGTCGACCACGCGCACCGCAACGGCATGAAGGTCGTGCCGTGGACGGTCGACGACGTGCCGACGATGACCAAGCTCATCGACGACGGCGTCGACGGCATGATCACGGACTACCCTGACCGGCTGCGCACCCTGCTCGGCCAGCTGCGGTTCAAGCTGCCCAAGGCGTACGCGTCGCCGTTCGACGTGCAGGCCCACCGCGGCGGCCGGGCCGACCTGCCGGAGAACACGCTGCCGGCATTCGCCCGGGCGCTGTCCAACAAGGCCATCTCCACGCTGGAGCTCGACACGGGCGTGACCAAGGACGGCAAGCTGGTCGTGTTGCACGACCGGGCGATCAACGGCTCGCACTGCGTCGACACGGCGCCGGTGCGGCCGAAGGACCCGATGTTCCCGTACGTCGGGAAGCTCGTGCACGACCTGACGCTGGCGCAGATCAAGACCATCGACTGCGGCACGAAGACGCTGCCGGAGCTCCCCGACCAGGTGCCGGCGCCGGGCGCCCGGATCCCGACCCTCGACGAGGTGTTCAACCTGGTCAAGGGAAGTGACCGCCCCGACGTCCGGATGAACATCGAGACCAAGATCAGCCCGACCGCGAACGACACCGAGGCGTTCGGCCCGTTCGCGGCCAAGCTGGTCAAGGCGATCGAGAAGGCGCGCTTCGAGGACCGGGTCACGATCCAGTCGTTCGACTGGCGCACGATCACCCGGGCTCGCGAGCTGAACAGGAAGATCGAGACGGTCGCCCTGGTCTGGCAGTACGGCCCGGCCGAGTGCGCCACGCTCGCCGACGAGTGCTCGCTGCAGGCGGTCTACGGCGACAGGTCGGTCAAGAGCCCGTGGACCGGCGGCCTGGACTGGTGGAAGTACCGCGACCTGGGCAAGCTGGTCCGCGCGGCCGGCGCCGGGACGGTCTCGGCCAACTGGCAGGTGCACGACCCGAACCAGCCCACGGTCGTCAACGCGGACTGGTACCTGCGCCAGGACCCGACCTACTACCACGGCCCGGACGTCGAGGTGCTGCAGCGCCGCGACCACCTCAAGGTGGTGCCGTACACCGTGGACGACCCGGCCATCATGCAGCGCGTGATCGACCTCGGCGTCGACGGCATCATCACCGACAACCCGAACCTGCTGATCGAGGTCGCGATCCGCAACGGCCTGCGCTGA
- a CDS encoding amidohydrolase family protein, translating into MQHSHISRRSVLAGAAGLAAGAAGLGVGRASATPRVATAADRFTAITHVTVIDATGAPAQRDMTVLLRGDRILAVEPSRRVGVPPGAQVVDGRGKFLIPGLANMHNHTFDGELIEPPLNIANGITTVREMSANADVTQWRREIAAGTRLGPRYTIGSPIVDGSPSLWEGLGAPYIAVATPAEGRATVRAQKDAGADFVKVYTRLSRASFFAIADEARRQRIPFLGHVSDFVQLTEASDAGLASVEHLFQVFYDLSSREDELRRAITSVPIAGGEYNGWLNKMHPYEYAAARSVDRHKAAGVFARLARNRTRVTPTLVLHTFTDLPGDTPLTDPRYAYVPAATQGFWQFALELIYLNGRTPEQDARGREIYERRLRLVYDLDRAGVPLLAGTDNGTAYLVPGFSLHDELARLAQAGLTNMRVLQTATLEPARYLGARDRGTIERGNVADLVLLDADPLRDIRNTTRINSVVVRGEVIDPAARQRMLDDVRQAAAAQPPAPAPVAARCPC; encoded by the coding sequence ATGCAGCACAGCCACATTTCCCGCCGTTCCGTTCTCGCCGGCGCCGCCGGGCTGGCCGCGGGCGCGGCCGGGCTCGGCGTCGGCCGGGCCAGCGCGACGCCCCGCGTCGCGACCGCTGCCGACCGGTTCACCGCCATCACCCACGTCACCGTCATCGACGCGACCGGCGCACCGGCCCAGCGCGACATGACCGTGCTGCTGCGCGGCGACCGGATCCTCGCCGTCGAGCCGAGCCGGCGCGTCGGCGTGCCACCCGGCGCTCAGGTCGTCGACGGGCGCGGCAAGTTCCTCATCCCCGGTCTGGCCAACATGCACAACCACACGTTCGACGGCGAGCTGATCGAGCCGCCGCTGAACATCGCCAACGGCATCACCACGGTCCGCGAGATGAGCGCCAACGCCGACGTCACCCAATGGCGGCGCGAGATCGCGGCCGGCACCCGGCTCGGTCCGCGCTACACCATCGGCAGCCCGATCGTCGACGGCTCGCCGTCGCTGTGGGAGGGGCTCGGTGCGCCGTACATCGCCGTCGCCACGCCGGCCGAGGGTCGGGCCACCGTCCGCGCGCAGAAGGACGCCGGTGCCGACTTCGTGAAGGTCTACACGCGACTGTCGCGGGCGAGCTTCTTCGCGATCGCCGACGAGGCGCGGCGGCAGCGCATCCCGTTCCTCGGCCACGTCTCCGACTTCGTGCAGCTGACGGAGGCCAGCGACGCCGGCCTGGCCAGCGTCGAACACCTCTTCCAGGTCTTCTACGACCTCTCCAGCCGCGAGGACGAGCTGCGCCGGGCCATCACCTCCGTGCCGATCGCCGGCGGGGAATACAACGGCTGGCTAAACAAGATGCACCCCTACGAGTACGCCGCCGCCCGCAGCGTCGACCGGCACAAGGCGGCCGGCGTCTTCGCCCGGCTCGCCCGCAACCGCACGCGGGTCACCCCGACGCTCGTGCTGCACACGTTCACCGACCTGCCGGGCGACACCCCGTTGACCGACCCGCGGTACGCCTATGTCCCGGCCGCCACCCAGGGGTTCTGGCAGTTCGCCCTGGAGCTGATCTACCTCAACGGGCGTACGCCGGAGCAGGACGCCCGCGGCCGCGAGATCTACGAGCGTCGGCTGCGCCTGGTGTACGACCTCGACCGCGCCGGCGTGCCGCTGCTGGCGGGCACCGACAACGGCACCGCCTACCTGGTGCCCGGCTTCAGCCTGCACGACGAGCTGGCCAGGCTCGCGCAGGCCGGCCTGACAAACATGCGCGTGCTGCAGACCGCGACGCTCGAACCCGCCCGTTACCTCGGCGCCCGCGACCGCGGCACGATCGAGCGGGGCAACGTCGCCGATCTCGTGCTGCTCGACGCCGACCCGCTGCGCGACATCCGCAACACCACCCGGATCAACTCGGTCGTCGTCCGCGGCGAGGTGATCGACCCGGCCGCCCGCCAGCGGATGCTCGACGACGTCCGGCAGGCCGCCGCCGCGCAGCCTCCGGCGCCCGCTCCGGTGGCCGCACGCTGCCCCTGTTGA
- a CDS encoding flotillin family protein, whose translation MDVISLGFLVLVLVLVLVLLGVVLLVSRLFKKVEQGKALIISKTRKVDVTFTGAVVLPVFHKAEVMDISVKTIDVERSGTDGLICRDNIRADIKIAFFVRVNKTAEDVVKVAQAIGTARASDQSTLQELFSAKFSEALKTVGKQLDFVDLYTKRDEFRDRIIAVIGTDLNGYSLEDAAIDVLEQTPMDQLDPRNILDAQGIRKITELTAAEHVRTNEFRRNEEKEITRQNVDAREAILELERRQADAEIKQKREIDTIRAREEAETELVRAEQRLRYNAANLRTDEQLGVQRENQAREIAVAEKNRERVIAIETERIEKDRMLEVIGRQRETELSTIAKDKEVEAEKRAIAEVVRERIAVEKTVAEQEEHIKRLRVVEEAERLRQSTVIQAEAQAQENLVKDIKAAEAAEAAAKHRAREQLVLAEARQQAAELDTRAKIRLAEGAQAEAAAAGLAEVQVRERDAEAIEKVGRAEAAVEREKAIAAAEGMREKLKGEAEGLTEKAAAMAALDDATREHEEYRLRLEAEKEIRLAGIDVQRQVAEAQATIVGKGLEKADIDIVGGDSIFFDRLLGAISVGKSVDGFVQNSTVATSLAGPWLNGDNSFADDLGKLLGKASTSDITNLTLSAFLLQQIKAGGADAGRLRELLTAAEKLGVADAPLAALDAKQPAARG comes from the coding sequence ATGGACGTCATTTCCCTTGGGTTCCTCGTGCTCGTGCTGGTGCTCGTGCTCGTGCTGCTGGGCGTGGTGCTGCTCGTCAGCCGCCTGTTCAAGAAGGTCGAGCAGGGCAAGGCGCTGATCATCTCGAAGACCCGCAAGGTCGACGTCACGTTCACCGGCGCCGTGGTGCTGCCCGTGTTCCACAAGGCCGAGGTCATGGACATCTCGGTGAAGACGATCGACGTCGAGCGGTCCGGCACCGACGGGCTGATCTGCCGCGACAACATCCGGGCCGACATCAAAATCGCCTTCTTCGTGCGCGTCAACAAGACCGCCGAGGACGTCGTCAAGGTGGCCCAGGCGATCGGCACCGCGCGCGCCAGCGACCAGTCGACGCTCCAGGAGCTGTTCAGCGCCAAGTTCTCCGAGGCGCTGAAGACCGTCGGCAAGCAACTCGACTTCGTCGACCTCTACACCAAGCGCGACGAGTTCCGCGACCGCATCATCGCCGTCATCGGCACCGACCTCAATGGATACTCGCTCGAGGACGCCGCGATCGACGTGCTCGAGCAGACCCCGATGGACCAGCTCGACCCGCGCAACATCCTCGACGCGCAGGGCATCCGGAAGATCACCGAGCTGACCGCCGCGGAACACGTGCGCACCAACGAGTTCCGGCGCAACGAGGAGAAGGAGATCACGCGGCAGAACGTCGACGCCCGTGAGGCCATCCTCGAGCTGGAGCGCCGCCAGGCCGACGCGGAGATCAAGCAGAAGCGCGAGATCGACACCATCCGCGCCCGCGAGGAGGCCGAGACCGAGCTGGTCCGGGCCGAGCAGCGGCTGCGCTACAACGCGGCCAACCTGCGCACCGACGAGCAGCTCGGCGTGCAGCGGGAGAACCAGGCGCGCGAGATCGCGGTCGCGGAGAAGAACCGCGAGCGGGTCATCGCCATCGAGACCGAGCGGATCGAGAAGGACCGCATGCTCGAGGTGATCGGCCGCCAGCGGGAGACCGAGCTGTCCACGATCGCCAAGGACAAAGAGGTCGAGGCCGAGAAGCGGGCGATCGCCGAGGTGGTCCGCGAGCGGATCGCGGTCGAGAAGACGGTCGCCGAGCAGGAGGAGCACATCAAGCGCCTCCGGGTGGTCGAGGAGGCCGAGCGGCTGCGTCAGTCGACGGTGATCCAGGCCGAGGCCCAGGCCCAGGAGAACCTCGTCAAGGACATCAAGGCCGCCGAGGCGGCCGAGGCGGCGGCCAAGCACCGCGCCCGCGAGCAGCTCGTGCTGGCCGAGGCCCGGCAGCAGGCCGCCGAGCTCGACACCCGGGCGAAGATCCGGCTGGCCGAGGGCGCCCAGGCCGAGGCGGCCGCGGCGGGGCTGGCCGAGGTGCAGGTGCGCGAGCGCGACGCCGAGGCGATCGAGAAGGTCGGCCGGGCCGAGGCCGCGGTCGAGCGCGAGAAGGCGATCGCGGCGGCCGAGGGGATGCGCGAGAAGCTCAAGGGCGAGGCCGAGGGTCTCACCGAGAAGGCGGCCGCGATGGCCGCGCTCGACGACGCGACCCGCGAGCACGAGGAATACCGGCTGCGCCTGGAGGCCGAGAAGGAGATCCGGCTCGCCGGCATCGACGTGCAGCGGCAGGTGGCCGAGGCCCAGGCGACGATCGTCGGCAAGGGTCTGGAAAAGGCCGACATCGACATCGTCGGCGGCGACAGCATCTTCTTCGACCGGCTGCTCGGCGCGATCTCGGTCGGCAAGAGCGTCGACGGCTTCGTGCAGAACTCGACGGTCGCCACCTCGCTGGCCGGCCCGTGGCTCAACGGCGACAACAGCTTCGCCGACGACCTCGGCAAGCTGCTGGGCAAGGCGAGCACGTCCGACATCACCAACCTGACGCTGAGCGCCTTCCTGCTGCAGCAGATCAAGGCCGGTGGCGCCGACGCGGGCCGGTTGCGCGAGCTGCTGACCGCGGCCGAGAAGCTGGGCGTCGCCGACGCGCCGCTGGCCGCGCTCGACGCCAAGCAGCCGGCCGCCCGTGGCTGA
- a CDS encoding DNA repair ATPase yields the protein MAETATAPTALDAGTYEVLRDRLAARSAELARRAEELNARRLAEFGSTELRLVGTDRVRTEHNCVPRDIVPAGGVMLFGYNVFLGLKPETTVGDVFSLHRFLRDGDAFRFDDVPPAEVPGLLDDETFQRDFAELYRYYKETRLATLREVDGKLLAVFQTGPRTEDIRVLRWTLTPTGAVSYVDNRGERDHVFPPSHDFEWVETSRDDHVLGRHPHISIAGEVFVETVGGDLTLKVEDNTESGEGIYSEPVEQPLQSLADADVHWARVGPLILLRIRPYKESDWRHLVFNTRTKGVVRLDGIGQACQRLPEDHGIIFPGGFYLTTGAVKTFDTDTSDLVFERAIRSPNGEDVLFVFHAQVEGRSLLLPYNVIRKEVSTPLSCHGYSLFDDGTLVVFRATSDEPTRVHPMQVWQTAFVSDAYAARQPAGAGPLHRVGNADLVRGISDALSIARMVGESTPSVPVFEALIAACVRVFDHYHWLGEAELGDLRTPLAEVRATAEQVLDEYEKVQALTAAATTALETAAADIASLVRRVNGELPATTDGWVNQLAELRRAQGHLETLRELRYVDLARIDALAARLTGELDGAARRAVEFLKRDDAFAGYQAEVARLTATGAEVPTVAAAGPVAEQLTAQADALRLVTDVVGTLDIADATVRTAILERIGEVLGAVNRARAVLDARRRELAAVEGRAGFAAEFALLNQAVTGALAAADTPEACDDQLGRLLLQVENLESRYGEFDDFLTELSTKRTDVYEAFAARKQALVDDRSRRADRLVESAERILASVRRRASTMDTLDDVNTYFAADPMVAKLRSVADELRALGDAVRGEELDGRVKAARQEAGRALRDRVDLFRDGGETIQLGRHRFAVNTQAIELALVPHDGRLAVAVTATDFRAPVDDPEFDSTREFWDQPLVSESPAVSRAEFLATSMLATADLDALHAAAAGGTLADLVRRAAEERIDEGYERGIHDADATAILDALLRLHAGAGLLRYPPAARAAAQLFWAFGAPDPAWQRRSTSLARARAVFGGSPAIDELQASLGAAVTAFAAGHGLPDHPLTGEYLFEELAANAGGFVTSAGARALMADFRKRLGRPKAREFDEDLRALGTDLAARHQLAEAWLTAFAGAHDDLAEAVTLTLCDLPRYDSSAELSATVDGLLATHPRIAERRLTVRLDEALARTREFREQRVPRYRAYQRLRAAVAARAGERLRLDEHKPRVMSGFVRNRLLDEVYLPLIADNLARQVGAAGEGKRVDQSGLLLLISPPGYGKTTLMEYVASRLGLVFVKVNGPALGADVTSVDPSSAPNATARQEVEKISFALEMGSNVLLYLDDIQHTSPELLQKFISLCDAQRRMEGVWNGRTRTYDLRGKRFAVCMAGNPYTESGKRFRVPDMLANRADVWNLGDVLSGREDLFALSYVENALTANPVLAPLSTRERGDVELLVRMARGDSSVLPDQLAHPYPPVELNQIRSVLTKLLRVQDVVLAVNRAYIASAGQDDAARTEPPFLLQGSYRNMNKLAERILPVMNDEELESVLDDHYLGEAQTLAAAAEANLLKLAELRGRLTSEQAARWSDVKAAYLRQRALGGADDDPMTRAVGAVGLVADRIAAVEAALRQRD from the coding sequence GTGGCTGAGACGGCCACCGCGCCGACGGCGTTGGACGCCGGCACCTACGAGGTGCTGCGCGACCGGCTGGCGGCGCGGTCGGCCGAGCTGGCCCGCCGGGCGGAGGAGCTCAACGCCCGGCGGCTCGCCGAGTTCGGCAGCACCGAGCTGCGGCTGGTCGGCACCGACCGGGTCCGCACCGAGCACAACTGCGTGCCGCGCGACATCGTGCCGGCCGGCGGCGTGATGCTGTTCGGCTACAACGTGTTCCTCGGCCTCAAGCCGGAGACCACGGTCGGCGACGTGTTCTCGCTGCACCGGTTCCTGCGCGACGGCGACGCGTTCCGGTTCGACGACGTGCCGCCGGCCGAGGTGCCCGGTCTGCTCGACGACGAGACATTCCAGCGCGACTTCGCCGAGCTCTACCGCTACTACAAGGAGACCCGGCTCGCCACGCTGCGCGAGGTCGACGGCAAGCTGCTCGCGGTCTTCCAGACGGGCCCGCGCACCGAGGACATCCGGGTGCTGCGCTGGACGCTGACGCCGACCGGCGCGGTGTCCTATGTCGACAACCGTGGCGAGCGCGACCACGTCTTCCCGCCCAGCCACGACTTCGAATGGGTCGAGACGAGCCGCGACGACCACGTGCTCGGCCGCCACCCGCACATCTCGATCGCCGGCGAGGTGTTCGTCGAGACCGTCGGTGGCGACCTCACGCTCAAGGTCGAGGACAACACGGAGTCCGGCGAGGGCATCTATTCCGAGCCGGTCGAGCAGCCGCTGCAGAGCCTGGCCGACGCCGACGTGCACTGGGCCCGGGTCGGCCCGCTGATCCTGCTGCGCATCCGGCCCTACAAGGAGAGCGACTGGCGGCACCTGGTCTTCAACACGCGCACCAAGGGCGTGGTGCGGCTCGACGGCATCGGCCAGGCGTGCCAGCGGCTGCCGGAGGACCACGGCATCATCTTCCCGGGCGGCTTCTATCTGACCACCGGCGCGGTGAAGACGTTCGACACCGACACCAGCGATCTGGTCTTCGAGCGGGCCATCCGGTCACCCAACGGCGAGGACGTGCTCTTCGTCTTCCACGCGCAGGTGGAGGGGCGCAGCCTGCTGCTGCCGTACAACGTGATCCGGAAAGAGGTCTCGACCCCGCTCTCCTGTCACGGCTATTCGCTGTTCGACGACGGCACGCTGGTCGTCTTCCGGGCCACCTCGGACGAGCCGACCCGGGTGCACCCCATGCAGGTGTGGCAGACCGCGTTCGTCTCCGACGCGTACGCCGCCCGGCAACCCGCCGGCGCCGGGCCCCTGCACCGCGTAGGCAACGCCGACCTCGTCCGCGGCATCTCCGACGCGCTGTCGATCGCCCGGATGGTCGGCGAGTCGACGCCGTCCGTGCCGGTCTTCGAGGCGCTGATCGCGGCCTGCGTGCGGGTCTTCGACCACTACCACTGGCTCGGCGAGGCGGAGCTGGGCGACCTGCGCACCCCGCTGGCCGAGGTTCGGGCGACCGCCGAGCAGGTACTCGACGAGTACGAGAAGGTCCAGGCCCTCACCGCCGCCGCGACGACCGCGCTGGAGACGGCCGCGGCCGACATCGCCTCGCTGGTCCGCCGGGTCAACGGCGAGCTGCCGGCGACCACCGACGGATGGGTCAACCAGCTCGCCGAGCTGCGCCGGGCCCAGGGCCACCTGGAGACGCTGCGCGAGCTGCGCTACGTCGACCTGGCCCGGATCGACGCCCTCGCCGCCCGGCTGACCGGGGAACTCGACGGCGCCGCCCGCCGGGCGGTCGAGTTCCTCAAGCGCGACGACGCGTTCGCCGGCTACCAGGCCGAGGTCGCCCGCCTGACCGCCACGGGCGCCGAGGTGCCCACGGTCGCGGCGGCCGGGCCGGTCGCCGAGCAGCTCACCGCCCAGGCCGACGCGCTGCGGTTGGTCACCGACGTCGTGGGCACCCTCGACATCGCCGACGCCACGGTGCGCACCGCGATCCTGGAACGCATCGGCGAGGTGCTCGGCGCCGTCAACCGGGCCCGGGCCGTGCTCGACGCGCGCCGCCGCGAGCTCGCCGCGGTCGAAGGGCGGGCGGGCTTCGCGGCCGAGTTCGCGTTGCTCAACCAGGCGGTCACCGGAGCGCTGGCGGCCGCGGACACGCCCGAGGCGTGCGACGACCAGCTCGGCCGGTTGCTGCTCCAGGTGGAGAACCTCGAGTCCCGCTACGGCGAGTTCGACGACTTCCTGACCGAGCTGTCCACCAAACGCACGGACGTCTACGAGGCGTTCGCGGCCCGCAAGCAGGCGCTGGTCGACGACCGTTCGCGGCGGGCCGACCGGCTCGTCGAGTCGGCCGAGCGCATCCTCGCCAGCGTGCGCCGCCGTGCGTCCACGATGGACACGCTCGACGACGTCAACACGTACTTCGCCGCCGACCCGATGGTGGCCAAGCTCCGCTCGGTCGCCGACGAGCTGCGCGCGCTCGGCGACGCCGTCCGCGGCGAGGAGCTCGACGGCCGGGTCAAGGCGGCCCGCCAGGAGGCCGGGCGGGCGCTGCGCGACCGGGTCGACCTGTTCCGCGACGGCGGCGAGACGATCCAGCTCGGCCGGCACCGGTTCGCCGTCAACACCCAGGCGATCGAGCTGGCGCTGGTGCCGCACGACGGCCGGCTCGCGGTCGCGGTCACGGCCACCGACTTCCGCGCGCCGGTCGACGACCCGGAGTTCGACAGCACCCGCGAGTTCTGGGACCAGCCGCTGGTCTCGGAGTCGCCGGCGGTCAGCCGCGCCGAGTTCCTGGCCACGTCCATGCTGGCCACCGCCGACCTCGACGCCCTGCACGCGGCCGCCGCCGGCGGGACGCTGGCCGACCTCGTGCGGCGGGCGGCCGAGGAGCGGATCGACGAGGGCTACGAGCGCGGCATCCACGACGCCGACGCGACCGCGATCCTCGACGCCCTGCTGCGCCTGCACGCGGGCGCCGGACTGCTGCGCTACCCACCGGCGGCGCGGGCGGCGGCCCAGCTGTTCTGGGCGTTCGGCGCGCCGGACCCGGCGTGGCAGCGCCGCTCGACCTCGCTGGCCCGGGCCCGCGCGGTGTTCGGGGGGTCGCCGGCCATCGACGAGCTGCAGGCCTCGTTGGGAGCGGCGGTGACCGCGTTCGCCGCCGGGCATGGGCTGCCCGATCACCCCCTGACCGGCGAATACCTGTTCGAGGAGCTGGCCGCCAACGCCGGCGGCTTCGTGACGAGCGCCGGCGCGCGGGCGCTGATGGCCGACTTCCGCAAGCGGCTCGGCCGCCCGAAGGCCCGCGAGTTCGACGAGGACCTGCGGGCGCTGGGCACCGACCTGGCGGCCCGGCACCAGCTCGCCGAGGCGTGGCTGACCGCGTTCGCGGGCGCGCACGACGACCTCGCCGAGGCGGTCACGCTCACGCTGTGCGACCTGCCCCGCTACGACTCTTCGGCCGAGCTGTCCGCCACCGTCGACGGGTTGCTGGCGACGCATCCGCGGATCGCCGAGCGGCGGTTGACGGTGCGGTTGGACGAAGCGCTGGCCCGTACGCGGGAGTTCCGGGAGCAGCGGGTGCCGAGGTATCGGGCCTATCAGCGCCTGCGGGCGGCGGTCGCGGCCCGGGCCGGCGAGCGGCTGCGGCTCGACGAGCACAAGCCGCGGGTGATGTCGGGCTTCGTACGCAACCGGTTGTTGGACGAGGTCTATCTGCCCTTGATCGCTGACAATCTCGCCCGGCAGGTGGGCGCCGCGGGTGAGGGCAAGCGGGTCGACCAGTCCGGATTGTTGCTCTTGATCTCCCCGCCCGGCTACGGCAAGACCACCCTCATGGAATACGTGGCGAGCCGGCTCGGGCTGGTGTTCGTCAAGGTGAACGGGCCCGCGCTCGGCGCCGACGTGACATCGGTGGACCCGTCGTCGGCGCCCAACGCGACGGCGCGGCAGGAGGTCGAGAAGATCTCGTTCGCGCTGGAGATGGGCAGCAACGTGTTGCTCTACCTCGACGACATCCAGCACACGTCGCCGGAGCTGCTGCAGAAGTTCATCTCGCTGTGCGACGCGCAGCGCCGGATGGAGGGCGTCTGGAACGGCCGGACCCGGACGTACGACCTGCGGGGCAAGCGGTTCGCGGTGTGCATGGCCGGCAACCCCTACACGGAGTCGGGCAAGCGCTTCCGGGTGCCGGACATGCTCGCGAACCGCGCCGACGTGTGGAACCTGGGCGACGTGCTGTCGGGCCGGGAGGACCTGTTCGCGCTGAGCTACGTCGAGAACGCGCTGACCGCCAACCCGGTGCTGGCCCCACTGTCCACACGGGAGCGCGGCGACGTGGAGCTGCTCGTCCGCATGGCCCGCGGCGACAGCTCGGTGCTGCCGGACCAGCTCGCCCACCCGTACCCGCCGGTCGAGCTCAACCAGATCCGCTCGGTCCTGACCAAGCTGCTGCGGGTGCAGGACGTGGTGCTCGCGGTCAACCGGGCCTACATCGCCTCGGCGGGCCAGGACGACGCGGCCCGCACGGAGCCGCCGTTCCTGCTGCAGGGCTCCTACCGCAACATGAACAAACTCGCCGAACGCATCCTGCCGGTGATGAACGACGAGGAACTGGAGTCGGTCCTCGACGACCACTACCTGGGCGAAGCACAGACCTTGGCCGCGGCGGCGGAGGCCAACCTGCTGAAACTGGCGGAGCTCCGCGGCCGCCTGACCTCCGAGCAGGCCGCCCGCTGGTCCGACGTGAAGGCGGCCTACCTGCGCCAGCGGGCCCTGGGCGGCGCCGACGACGACCCGATGACCCGCGCCGTCGGCGCCGTCGGCCTGGTGGCCGACCGCATCGCCGCCGTCGAAGCCGCCCTCCGCCAGCGGGACTAG